The [Clostridium] celerecrescens 18A genomic sequence CGGGCTTTGATTCTGGAAAAGGAGGCCGCCATACGCTATGGCTACGAACCGGTCAATGTGGTCCCGCAGTTAAAAGCCGGCAGTTCTTTTGCCACTGCGGCTTACCATACCCTGCAATGCCCTGTGGCGGTAGAATCTATTAAAGCCAATGCCGGAATTGATATCGGCGACACGTTAATCGGCATGCACTTAAAGGCCGTAGCCGTTCCAGTCCGCATTAAGACCAGGTATATCGGTGCCGCCCACGTGGTCACCGCCCGTACCAGGCCGAAATACATTGGCGGAGCCCGCGCCTGCTATGACGAATCCTTAGGTTAAACAGGGATCATAGAACCAGGTATCTGGGACAGCAGCTTGTATTACGTAAAAAGCGCGTCTTGAAGCTGTATTTACAGCCAGTCAAGACGCGTTTTTTTGCATTTTTTTATTATACTAATTTATAAGTTGCTTTAGCTCCAGTCATTATTCCATGGTAGCATGGGTAAAGAACCAGAAGCCATATGGAGAATGCCATGTACCCTTTAATTCCGGCTTCTGCAGATAGAAATCGCTGGAGTATACAAGCGGAGCAACCGCTGCATCTTCCATGATCAGCTTTTCTGCTGCATGAAGCTTCTCATAATGCTCTGTCTTATCAGCTGTATCACGGGCCTGCTTTAATAAGCTGTCCACCTCAGGATTGGAATACTTTCCGTCGTTGTTTCCGCTTTCAGTCGTGAATAAGTTCAGCATATTGGAAGGATCATCATAATCATATACCCAGCCTCCGCGGGCAATCTGGAAATCACCAGCACGTCGGGTTGGTGCGAAGGTAGACCATTCAACAATCTTAATATCCATTCTGATACCCAGTTCGCTCCAGGCGCTCTGTAAATATTCTGCAATGGCCTTATTGTAACCGGCATCATTGGTCATATATTCGATCACCGGGAATCCTTTTCCGTCCGGATAGCCTGCTTCTGCCAGAAGTTCTTTAGCCTTTATAAGATCTTCTTCGTAATTGTCTACATTAAAGTAATCACCGCCATTGTTTTTTCTTGTTACTTCTTCAAAGGAAGAACCACCTTCCACATCAGAAATACCAGGGCCAACGAAGTTGGTAGCCGGTAAAACGGTTCCAGCCATTACGGTACTGGCAACATATTCCCGGTCCGTTGCAAGGGACAATGCACGGCGTACCAGCGCATTGTCAAAAGGCGCTTTGTTAACGTTGAAAATCGTATAGGAAGTCGCCATACGTGGATCCAGGTGGTAATCAGGCGTGCCCTCAAGGCTTGGGATCTCGTCAGTAGGAACATCCTTGATCATGGAAACTTCTCCTGTCTGATATGCACTGTAAGCTGCGTTGGAATCTTCCATAAGGACAAATTTTAAGGTATTTAAGGTCACAGTATCTCCGGCCCAGTAATTTTCATTCTTTGCAAAGGTGATATGGGAACCTGGTACCCATTCGATCATCTTTAACGGTCCGTTGGATATATAAGAATCAGGAGTTAAGGACCACTGGTCACCCTTTGCCTCAACTACATCCTTTTTTACAGGAGCCATGCTGGCATGGGTCGTAATTTTGTCAAAATAAACGCAGGGAGACGCAAGCTCTACTACAAAGGTTTTCGCATCAGGTGCGGATACAGCCAGGGCATCAACATTTCCTGCTGTTGCCTCATCATAACCTTTTACCATAGAAAGCATGTCTGCTGCATAAGGGGCTGCTGTTGCAGGATCTGCCAGACGCTTCCAGGAATATACAAAGTCTTCTGATGTAAGCTCAGAGCCATCGCTCCATTTCAAACCCTCCCTTAAATGAAAGGTATAAGTGAGTCCGTCATCACTCACATCATAGGTTTCTGCCTGTCCGGGAATAATATTATTATCCTTATCAAAGGTCAAAAGTGTCTCAAACGCATGCAGGATCATATTGGCTGCATCAGCTGATGAATTTAAGGCAGGGTCAATGGTTTCCGGATCCGGACCAATCTGAACTGCCAGATCAAGACCCCCTGCAGTATTTCCTTCTGCTTCTGTTTTTTGTGTTTCATTGCCGGCCGTACCGGATTTTCCGGAACCCCCGCATGCTGTCAGGATCATCCCTGAAGCAAGGACTGCCGCTAATACAAGCGCCATTTTCTTCATATCTGTTCCTCCATATCTGCTATTTTTGCGTCCGCCCTTCAAAGACAGCGCAGGTTTTAGCATACCACAGAAAGATGGTTCTTGCAACGAGGAAATTTATGACACCCGCGTGTTAACACGGTAATTTGGTAAAGGGCCAGACATTTCCGAAAACGAAAGTGTCTGGCCCATAAAGACATTTTTATATTTTATTAACGGTATGAGGTCTGTACTGCCTTCATTAAAACCTTTGGATCCTTCACATAAGGGGTGACCGGACAAACCTTTTTATTTGATCCCATCAGCGTGTAAACTGCGATTCTGGCGGCCCTGACCGAATATTCCTCTGTAAATACCATGTCGTCCGGAATCTCCACAAACTGACTTATCATAGCGAAGTTGGTAGAGCCGGCCGGAACTACCTTCGGGCGGTCAGTCATTTTGCGTGGCTGGAACTGGGCATCTACATAAGGCATCATGCAGGGAATGACGTTGACCACATCTGCCAGGATTTCATCCTTACGATTTTCCATATGAAGATGATGAAGAAGCTCGATGAGCATTTCCTCTCCGGTACAATCTTTCATCGGTTTCTTTATGAAGTCTCCTTCACGGTCCGTATAAAGACCGTATCCCCAGAAGATCGTCTGGTCCATAGGCTGATTGATAAAATGTGGCTGGGCAGCTACAACAATGCTCATCAGCCAGTTGGAATCCTTAAAGGTCATAAGTGCCCCGCTTCCAGGTACATTGCCGGAGTAATCCTCAATCAATTTAAGAAGCTTATTTCCACGGCTTGTTACGGTAAAGCTTTCCCAATTGGTCTCATGAACATCGCCAAAGAATGGGTAAGGATTTCCAAGCCCAGGCTTCTTTGCAGATACCTTGGTCCATAATTCCCCTGAAATTGGCCTTAACACAGGCTCCGGAGCCGGAGTGTGGAGATCTCCCAGGGTTGCGCTGTCGGTCATACAGGCATTGGTCATGATACAGATATCGCCATCCTGAAGCTCTATCTGCCTTTCTATACCGTTATCCTTTAAGTGAAGCACCTTAGCCGTGATTCCGTCTCCATC encodes the following:
- a CDS encoding peptide ABC transporter substrate-binding protein — translated: MKKMALVLAAVLASGMILTACGGSGKSGTAGNETQKTEAEGNTAGGLDLAVQIGPDPETIDPALNSSADAANMILHAFETLLTFDKDNNIIPGQAETYDVSDDGLTYTFHLREGLKWSDGSELTSEDFVYSWKRLADPATAAPYAADMLSMVKGYDEATAGNVDALAVSAPDAKTFVVELASPCVYFDKITTHASMAPVKKDVVEAKGDQWSLTPDSYISNGPLKMIEWVPGSHITFAKNENYWAGDTVTLNTLKFVLMEDSNAAYSAYQTGEVSMIKDVPTDEIPSLEGTPDYHLDPRMATSYTIFNVNKAPFDNALVRRALSLATDREYVASTVMAGTVLPATNFVGPGISDVEGGSSFEEVTRKNNGGDYFNVDNYEEDLIKAKELLAEAGYPDGKGFPVIEYMTNDAGYNKAIAEYLQSAWSELGIRMDIKIVEWSTFAPTRRAGDFQIARGGWVYDYDDPSNMLNLFTTESGNNDGKYSNPEVDSLLKQARDTADKTEHYEKLHAAEKLIMEDAAVAPLVYSSDFYLQKPELKGTWHSPYGFWFFTHATME
- a CDS encoding TIGR01440 family protein; its protein translation is MLDEIRVQAAMAAKELLEVAHLNEKDLVVIGCSSSEISDHRIGSHSSAEIGQTVFSAIYEVFNEQGIYVAAQCCEHLNRALILEKEAAIRYGYEPVNVVPQLKAGSSFATAAYHTLQCPVAVESIKANAGIDIGDTLIGMHLKAVAVPVRIKTRYIGAAHVVTARTRPKYIGGARACYDESLG
- a CDS encoding oleate hydratase codes for the protein MKGKSNFGKVLAWGAAATAAGVAAKKAYDYSKKQMDLKNEENIRHMENGQAPGKAYFVGGGLGSMAGAAYLIRDCNMPGDQITIFEGMHILGGSNDGIGTPEKGFVCRGGRMLNEETYENFWELFRTIPSLNNPARSVTEEILSFDHAHPTHAKARLVDKNGTILDVKSMGFTQQERMAMLKLMNTSEEKLDDMTIEEWFADMPHFFTTNFWYMWQTTFAFQKWSSLFEFRRYMRRMILEFSRIETLEGVTRTPLNQYDSVIRPLENYLRKQGVVFAENCTVTDIDFADGDGITAKVLHLKDNGIERQIELQDGDICIMTNACMTDSATLGDLHTPAPEPVLRPISGELWTKVSAKKPGLGNPYPFFGDVHETNWESFTVTSRGNKLLKLIEDYSGNVPGSGALMTFKDSNWLMSIVVAAQPHFINQPMDQTIFWGYGLYTDREGDFIKKPMKDCTGEEMLIELLHHLHMENRKDEILADVVNVIPCMMPYVDAQFQPRKMTDRPKVVPAGSTNFAMISQFVEIPDDMVFTEEYSVRAARIAVYTLMGSNKKVCPVTPYVKDPKVLMKAVQTSYR